The window GCGGCTTCGGCACCGCGTAGATCTTGCGGCCCTGCAAGGACACCGTCCAGCCCCGGTTCTCCGCCCACACCGCGAGCTCCTTCACCCACTCCTCGGGCAGCAGCTCACGCTCGACGACCAGGTAGGCGAAGAGGTCCTCGGCGATCCGGTGCTTGCGCACCCACGCGGGGGACGCCGACGCCATCAGGTGGTCCTGCACCTCCGCGAGCGGCGCGCACTGCTCGGCCAGACGGGCCATGACGTGCACGTTCCAGTCGGGGTCGGAGACGCCGTCGACCAGCAGATGGCCGCCGTTGGCGCAGATCGCGTACTTCGGCGGGGGGCCCGGCAGGTTGATGCGCTGGTACTGCTTGCGGGTCCGGGTCGTCGTCGGCACGAAGACCGCCGCGTCGCCGAGGTCGGTCAGCAGCTGGGCCGACGTCTCGGTCATGTACGACAGCGGCTTGCTCTCGTGCACCTCCACGCACAGCAGCCTCGGCGCCCGCGCGTCCGGCATGGTCAGCGCGAGGGCCGCCGCGGAGTAGATGAGCGTACGGTCGAGGTCGCTCGCCACCAGCACCGGCATCAGAGGTTCACCGCCTTGCCGTCGGCACCCGTCGCGCCCCGCGTGTACTTGGGGTGGATCAACCCCACGCAGGTGTACGGCAGTTCGGCCACCTCTTCCACCGGTACCCCTCTCTGTTCGGCCAGCAGACGTACGTGGTCCAGGTCGGCGCCGGCTCCGGCCCGCGCCAGGATCTTCCAGGGCACCCGGCGCAGCAGCACCCGCGTGGTCTCGCCGACGCCCGGCTTGACGAGGTTCACGTCGTGGATGCCGTACTCCTCGCTGATGCGCTCGACGGCCGCCCAGCCCTCCCAGGTCGGCGCGCGGTCGCCGGAGAGCAGCTCCTTGACCGTCGCGTCGACGGCGTCCACGACCTCCGGGAAGCGGGCGGAGACGGCGTCCAGGAAGGCCACGGAGACGTCGGCGCCGGCGAGTTCGCGGTAGAACTTCGCGCCGTGGTAGTCGTGCGGGCCGACCAGGTCGGCGCGCAGGACGGTACGCGAAATCAGGCCGGAGACGGTCGAGTTGAGGCACGCGGACGGGATGAGATAGTCGTCGCGGGTGCCGTACGTCCGCACGCAGGAGCCCGGGTCGGCCAGTACGGCGATCTCCGGGTCGAAGCCGGTGATGCCGTCGGACGCCTCGAACTCCCGTATCGCCGCCGTCAGTTCACGGGTGATGGCGCCCTTGCCGGTCCAGCCGTCGACGAAGACGACGTCACGCGGGTCGTGGTGCGCGGCCAGCCAGCGCAGCGCGTTGGCGTCGATGCCGCGGCCGCGCACGATCGAGACGGCGTAGTGCGGCAGTTCGAGGCCGTGCCGGAACTGCGCCCAGCGGCGCATGAGTACGCCCACGGGGGTGCCGGCGCGGGCGAGCGAGACGAGCACCGGCCGCGGTGAACGCTCCGCCAGCACGATCTCGGTGACCGCTCCGGCCGCCTGCGCCAGCCGCGCCGCCGACTCCTCCAGGGCCGTGTGGAACAGCGCCTGGTACTGCTCGCTGGGCTGGTACTCCACGGGCAGCGACTCGGCGTAGTGGGCGCCCCCGCTCTGAATCGCCTCTTCCCTTTCCTCGGTCGGCGCCTCCAGCGTCACGTCCGAGAGGTCCTGCAGCAGCCAGCCGACCTCCTCGGGGGCGTACGAGGAGAAGGCGGGGCCGCGGAGGGGCTCGGGCAGCATCGGGTGCCTTTCGGGAATGGCCAGGGGGCCGGGGACGTACGACGGCACCACCGCGAGCAGGACGTGCGGGGTGTGGGCGGC of the Streptomyces sp. T12 genome contains:
- a CDS encoding HAD family hydrolase, with translation MPVLVASDLDRTLIYSAAALALTMPDARAPRLLCVEVHESKPLSYMTETSAQLLTDLGDAAVFVPTTTRTRKQYQRINLPGPPPKYAICANGGHLLVDGVSDPDWNVHVMARLAEQCAPLAEVQDHLMASASPAWVRKHRIAEDLFAYLVVERELLPEEWVKELAVWAENRGWTVSLQGRKIYAVPKPLTKSAAMHEVARRTGAELTLAAGDSLLDADLLLAADRGWRPGHGELADTDFTAPAISALPERGVLAGERILREFLKATRTTAP